In a genomic window of Pleurocapsa sp. PCC 7319:
- a CDS encoding response regulator transcription factor → MSKISVVLIEDHDLSRIGLCAALKQYEDVEVIDNAANGNDGLHKVKTHQPDVALVDIGLPDIDGIEVTQQLKQYQADQQDFKTKILMLTMHDSEDSVMAAFAAGADSYSLKDVSMDNLVQAIRNTHEGNAWIDPAIARIVLKQAQSSKATSTPVNVNISSTTEDDETQAITAVAEEYQQLIETYPLTDRELEVLELIVAGCSNADISKKLYITVGTVKTHVCHILNKLCADDRTQAAVRALRAGLVK, encoded by the coding sequence ATGAGTAAAATTAGCGTTGTTTTAATTGAAGACCACGATCTAAGTCGAATTGGCTTATGTGCTGCTTTAAAACAGTATGAAGATGTCGAAGTTATCGATAACGCTGCTAATGGCAATGATGGCCTGCATAAAGTCAAAACTCATCAACCTGATGTTGCTTTAGTGGATATTGGTTTACCTGACATAGACGGTATTGAAGTTACTCAGCAACTCAAACAATATCAAGCAGATCAACAAGATTTTAAGACCAAGATTTTAATGCTTACTATGCACGATAGCGAAGATTCAGTTATGGCTGCATTTGCGGCTGGTGCTGATTCGTATAGTCTTAAAGATGTCAGCATGGATAATTTGGTTCAAGCAATACGCAATACTCATGAGGGGAATGCTTGGATCGATCCTGCGATCGCCCGTATCGTACTCAAGCAAGCTCAATCTAGTAAGGCAACTTCTACCCCAGTAAATGTCAATATCTCTTCAACCACGGAAGATGATGAAACTCAAGCAATTACAGCTGTAGCCGAAGAATACCAGCAGCTAATCGAAACTTATCCTTTAACTGACAGAGAATTGGAAGTTCTGGAGTTAATTGTAGCTGGTTGTAGCAATGCAGACATATCTAAAAAGCTATATATTACTGTGGGAACAGTCAAAACTCATGTTTGCCATATTCTCAACAAGTTATGTGCTGACGATCGCACTCAAGCAGCAGTTAGAGCTCTGCGGGCGGGA
- a CDS encoding PAS domain S-box protein codes for MNELATIASFMPHGMCYLWKPGLVGLHLVGDGIIALSYFSIPITLMYILRKRTDIPFNSIFWLFAAFILFCGAGHAFNIWTLWHPDYWISGVIRLLTGLVSLATAIVLIIKIPQILTLPSPKQINRINQKLQEKIVELEQQKSIIRQQEEFLRSIYDNVQEAIFVVDMEADGIFRYQGFNSAAKRLTGIEDVNKKTPSELFPSAIAAVVEQHYRECLDSKTTISYEECLPFCGEETWWLTTINPIPDKTGKINRIVGTSLNITERKQAETELDREKNFLQALLDNLSDGIVSCDENGFLTLFNKATQKLHGLPHQAIPANEWAKYYDLYLPDGKAIMSQDDIPLFRALQGESVRDVEMMIIPKQGKPRIILANGDPIVDRHGKKIGALAAMRDITERRQAEKALAQLNDDLEARVKQRTIQLEQVNAKLLTITAQLEKRNQELDQFAYVTSHDLKAPLRAIANLSEWIEEDLEDKLDEDTRYNMSLLRGRVRRLENLINGLLDYSRVGRLHSEPQSINVGEMLAEIIDLLNVPADYTIEIQGNMPTLITELIPLQQVFHNLISNAIKHSDRQNSKITISVREQDNFYEFAVADNGKGIDPQYHERIFSIFQTLEARDNQESTGIGLAIVKKAVENQGGKIAIESQINQGTTFYFTWLRKK; via the coding sequence ATGAACGAGTTGGCTACGATTGCTTCTTTTATGCCTCACGGGATGTGCTATCTATGGAAGCCTGGGCTAGTAGGTTTACATCTGGTTGGCGATGGGATTATTGCTTTATCATATTTTTCTATTCCGATTACCTTGATGTATATCTTGCGTAAGAGAACAGATATTCCTTTTAATAGTATTTTTTGGTTATTTGCAGCCTTTATTCTATTTTGCGGTGCGGGTCATGCTTTTAATATTTGGACGCTGTGGCACCCTGATTATTGGATATCAGGTGTGATTAGACTATTGACTGGTTTAGTTTCTCTAGCAACTGCAATTGTATTAATAATCAAAATTCCTCAAATACTAACCTTACCTTCACCAAAGCAAATAAATAGGATCAATCAAAAGCTACAGGAGAAAATTGTTGAATTAGAACAGCAAAAATCGATTATTCGTCAGCAAGAAGAATTTCTTCGTAGTATCTACGATAATGTTCAAGAGGCAATTTTTGTAGTTGATATGGAAGCAGATGGGATATTTCGCTATCAAGGATTCAACTCTGCTGCTAAGAGATTAACCGGTATTGAAGATGTCAATAAGAAAACTCCCTCAGAGCTATTTCCTTCGGCAATAGCTGCCGTAGTTGAACAGCACTATCGCGAATGTCTAGACTCAAAAACAACTATTTCTTACGAAGAATGTTTGCCCTTTTGCGGAGAAGAAACCTGGTGGTTAACTACTATCAATCCCATTCCAGATAAGACAGGCAAAATAAACCGCATCGTTGGAACCAGCTTAAACATCACTGAGCGCAAACAAGCTGAAACAGAATTAGATCGGGAAAAAAACTTTTTGCAAGCACTACTAGATAATTTATCTGACGGGATTGTTAGTTGTGATGAAAATGGCTTTTTAACTCTGTTTAATAAGGCTACTCAAAAATTACATGGATTACCACACCAAGCTATACCTGCAAATGAATGGGCAAAATACTATGATCTGTATCTGCCAGATGGTAAAGCCATCATGTCCCAAGACGATATTCCCCTATTTCGAGCATTACAAGGAGAATCGGTTAGGGACGTAGAGATGATGATCATTCCCAAACAGGGAAAACCCCGAATTATATTAGCTAACGGAGATCCAATTGTCGATCGCCATGGTAAAAAAATTGGTGCGCTTGCAGCTATGCGGGATATTACCGAACGCCGTCAAGCAGAAAAGGCTTTAGCCCAATTAAATGATGATTTGGAAGCTAGAGTAAAACAACGTACTATCCAATTAGAACAAGTTAATGCCAAATTGTTAACTATCACTGCTCAGTTAGAGAAACGCAATCAAGAACTAGATCAGTTTGCCTATGTAACTTCTCACGATCTCAAAGCACCTCTTAGAGCGATCGCCAATCTTTCTGAATGGATTGAAGAAGACTTAGAAGACAAACTAGATGAAGATACTAGATATAACATGAGCCTTTTGCGGGGCAGAGTTCGTCGCTTAGAAAATCTGATTAATGGATTACTTGATTATTCTCGTGTAGGTAGATTACACTCTGAACCTCAATCTATAAATGTCGGAGAAATGCTGGCTGAAATAATTGATCTGCTAAATGTTCCTGCAGATTATACGATTGAAATCCAGGGAAATATGCCAACTCTTATCACCGAGTTAATCCCGTTACAGCAAGTATTTCACAATCTAATTAGTAATGCTATTAAGCATAGCGATCGCCAAAATAGTAAAATTACAATCTCAGTAAGAGAGCAGGATAATTTCTACGAGTTTGCTGTAGCTGACAACGGTAAAGGAATTGACCCCCAGTATCATGAACGCATCTTTAGTATTTTTCAAACTTTGGAAGCGCGAGATAACCAAGAAAGCACAGGAATTGGTTTGGCAATAGTGAAAAAAGCTGTTGAGAATCAAGGTGGCAAAATTGCAATTGAATCTCAAATTAATCAAGGAACAACCTTTTACTTTACTTGGCTCAGAAAAAAATAG